A stretch of DNA from Desulfobotulus mexicanus:
GCCTGTTCTGTTCATGGATGAGTATGGGGATGCCCATCATTTTTGCAGCCAGAGCTGCAGGCGCTGCACTGTATCCGCCAACGGAAAGCAGTACCTGGGGCCGGAAGCTACGCAGAATATCCACAGCTCTTTTCACGGCCAGGGGAAAACTGCCCAGCACTTTGATTTTATGAAAAAATCCCATACCCTTAAAACCGGAAATGGCTATGGTCCGGTGGGGCATTCCCCGTGAATTTAGGATTTTATGATCCAGAGGTCTGCCCGCATTGACAAAAAGAACCCTGTTTTTTTCAGACCGGCCAAGGAATTCTTCGGCAACGGCAAGGCCCGGAAAAAGATGCCCCCCGGTTCCGCCACCGGCAATGAGAAGGCGTCGGGTATTGTTTTCTGCTTTCATGCCTTGCTCCTTGATGCGGCAATGTTCATTAAAATGCCCATGGCAGCGAGATTGACCACAAGGGATGTGCCGCCATAACTTAGAAAGGGCAGGGTAAGTCCCTTTGTGGGCAGCATCCCCAGTGTTACGCCTGTATTTATAAGAACCTGCATGGCAAGGGCCACGGCAATGCCTGTGCCAAGATATAGACCGAAACGGTCAGGTGCGGCCATGGACACCTGCATACTGCGCCAGAAAAGAACGGCAAACAGTGCAAGGACCATGCAGACACCCCAGAGTCCCGTTTCTTCCCCGATGACGGCGAATATGAAATCCGTATGGGATTCCGGGATATAATCCATTTTCATGCGCCCATTCCCAAGACCCTGGCCAAAGGGCCCGCCGTTGCCAAAGGCCATCAAAGCCCGTGATACCTGATATCCCTCATCCTGAGCATGGGCCCATGGGTCTGTGAAGCTTAAGATCCTGCGCATGCGGTAGGGAGCTGTGTACACAATCCAGGCAAAGAAAGCTCCCAGAGGAATAACGGGCCAGGCAAGATGGAGGAGGGGGACACCGGCCAGAAACATGAGAATCCAGGCAAGGGCCATGAGAATCAGAATGGACCCGAAATCCGGCTGCTGTATCAGCAGGATAGCGAAGAAAGAAAATACAACAAAGTGGGGTAGAAAACCAATGGTAAAATTTTTAATCTGTTCGTGTTTTTTGTTAAGGGAGTAGGCCAGGTAAATAATGAGGGCATATTTGGCAAACTCTGAAGGTTGAAAACTGAGGCCCCCAAGGATCAGCCACCGCTGGGCACCGCCTGCTCTATGTCCATAATCGCTGAAAAGAACTGCCGCAAGAAAAAGAAAAGAAAGGGCCAGAATGGGATAGGCCAGTCCTGCCAGAAAACGGTAGGGAAATATTCGGAAAATAAAGAGGGCAGCAAGGCCTGCAACCATATAAATGGCCTGGCGGAAGAGGAAATGGTATTCTGAACCAAAGGTCAGAGCAGCCCTTGATGCACTGGCACTGTAAACCATGACAAGGCCGGTGGCCATGAGTATGAGCAGTGGTGTCCAGAGCCAGGGGTCCTCCCTGAATTTTCCCCTGCGGTCGAAACCTTCTTTCATGGAAGCACCTCCTCTGTGGCAAGGCGGGCCACAGCTTCGCGGAACTGCATTCCCCTTTCTTTATAATTTCTGAACATATCAAAGCTGGAACAGGCAGGTGAGAGAAGAATGGGAGTTTGGGCATCCGCATTCTGAACGGCTTTTTTTACAGCATCATCCATATTCTTTGCCCGTATGCAGGGAACCATATGGCCGAGGGCCTGTTCAATGGTATCGCTGGCTTCGCCCATGAGAATAAGAGCTCTGGCATGGCTGCGCACACTTTCTTCCATGGTTTTGTAATCTCCGCCCTTGTCCCTGCCGCCCATGATGAGCACCACTTCACGGTTGAAGGCGGAAAGTGCTCTGCATACGGCGTCCATGTTGGTGGCTTTGGAGTCATCGTAACAGGCAATTCCATGGATGCTGCCCGCCGGTGTCATGCGGTGTTCCAGGCCCTGGAAGTTTTCAATGGCATTTTCCATACCTTTTTCAGTTGCACCGGCGGCCTTTGCCGCCAGCATGGCTGCCGCCAGATTTTCAAGATTGTGGCGACCGGGCAGGGGAAAATTGCTTAAATCAAGAACTTTGCCGTTTTCAAGGATGAGATTTTTCTCCCGGATGGCAATTCCTGCATTTTCTCTGTCATACCAGTGTATGGTAAGGGGCAGTTTTTCTCCTATGGCCCGGACTTGGGAATCTCCGTGGTTGAGAACGGCAATACCCTTTTTCATATCCTTAAAAATTCTTGCCTTGGATGCGGTATAGGCTGCCATATCCGGGTAGCGGTCCAGGTGATCCGGACTGATATTCAGGAGTACGGCCACATCGGGTGTAAAGGATTCCAGTGTATCCAGTTGAAAACTGGAAACTTCCAGTATGGCAATGTCCGCAGGGCATCCCTGAAGAACAAAATCGCAGAGGGGAAGTCCCAGATTGCCACCCGTAAAAACCTTTTTGCCCGAAGCTGTCAGCATGGCACCGATAAGTTCGGTGACTGTACTTTTGCCGTTGGTTCCTGTTATTGCCACAAGGGGAGTCTTTAGTTGCCGCAGGCCAAGGGCCATCTCTCCGATAATGGGAATTTTTTTGAGCCTGGCCTTTTTAAGTTCAGGCCGGTTGGGATCAAAACCGGGGCTGAGGATGATAAGATCCGCTTCCAGGAGAGTGTCGGGACAAATCATGGGTATGAAGCGCTCAAAGAGTTCCGGAGCGCCTGTTTCGCCGGCCCTTTCGTCCATGCCCGTAACACGGTAGCCCTGGCTTTTGAGAAGGCGCACTGCGGCCATACCCGAAATACCGAGTCCTACGACGATGGCATGTTTAAAGGACGATGAAGAAGGCATTTTTGATCCTTAACGTATCTTGAGGGTGCTGACGGCCACAAGGGCCAGAATAATGGCAATAATCCAGAATCTTACGGTGATTTTGGATTCCTTCCACCCTTTCAGTTCAAAATGGTGGTGCAGGGGGGCCATGCGAAAAATCCGCTTTCCCCCGGTCATTTTAAAATATCCCACCTGCAGAATTACAGAGACCGCTTCCATGACAAAAATACCGCCCACAATCACGAGGAGCAGTTCCTGTTTGGTGATGACTGCAACCACCCCTAAAAAGGCTCCCAGAGGCAGGGAACCCACATCCCCCATGAAGACCTGTGCAGGATGGCTGTTGAACCAGAGAAAGCCAAGGCCGGCTCCGGCTACAGCTCCGCAGAGGATGGCCAGTTCTCCTGCACCGTTGACAAAGGGTACCTGAAGGTAGGAGGCAAGTCCCCAGTGTCCGGCAATATAGGCAAAAATGGTGAAGGTGACGGCGGCTATGGTCACAGGACCAATGGCCAGTCCATCCAGGCCGTCGGTAAGGTTTACTGCATTGGAGGCACCCACAATAATGAAGGTGGCAAAGAAAATATAGCCTATGCCAAGATCCGGGCTGAAATTTTTAAAGAAGGGAAAGGTAACACGGGTATCAAAATCCGGTGTTAGATAAATGAGTACGGATGACAGTAGGGCAAGCAGAACCTGCAGCAGAAATTTGTTGGTGGAGGAAAGGCCTGTGTTGTGCTTTTTCACCTGCATAAGCCAGTCATCAATAAAACCGATGAGTCCGAATCCCAGGGTGGTGAGCAGGGCAATCCAGAGGTACAGGTTTTTGAGATCTACCCAGAGCAGGGTGGATACTGTGATGGCAAACAGAATTAGAAGGCCGCCCATGGTGGGGGTGCCTGCCTTGCTCTGATGGGATTTTGGCCCCTCTTCCCGTATATATTGGCCCACCTGCATGGATTTCAGTTTTTTTATGGCCCAGTGTCCCAGCAGAATGCAGATCAGCAGTGCGGTCATGGTGGCATAGATGGTTCTGAAGCTGATGTACCGGAATACATTCAGTGCAGAGAGCCAGGTATGCAGAGGATAAAGCAGGTGATAGAGCATGGATGTTTAATTCCCCTGAGCTGTACGGGCAGCCTGTAACAGTTGATCCACAACGCTTTCCATGGTCATGGAACGCGAACCTTTTACAAGAACCCGGTCTGAAGGTTTCAGTTCCGGAAAGAGCATTGTTGCAAGCTGGTCTTTATCATTGCAGAAAACCTTTTTCATTCCGGCACTGCGGGCTCCTTCGGCAAAGTCTTTTCCGTGGGGACCGCAGGTATAAAGGGCATGTATACCTTTTTGGGCAGCCAGAATTCCCACATGGCGGTGCAGGGATGCTGCATCATCTCCCAGCTCTCCCATGCTGCCCAGAATTGCAAAGCACCTGCCCGGGTCTGCCATGCGGACTGCCTGGCTCAGGGCCGCTTCCATGGAGTCTGGGTTGGCATTGTAGGTGTCATTGATAATGGTAAAGCCTGCTGGGGTTGCAATGGGCTGAAACCGGCCTGTGAAACCTTTGAATGATGCAAGGCCTTTTTGAACCAGATCTTCAGGTATACCGGCGTTTAAAGCTGCCGCTGCGGCTGCCAGTGCGTTTTCCGCCATCATGGCACCTGGCACCATCAGGGTAATGGCAAGGGGGGGCTTGTCTTTTCTGTGAAGCGTAAAAGAGCTGCCCATGGCATGGCACTGGAGGTCTTTCATGTAAAAATCACAGTGCTCTTGCCTGCCAAAGCGCAGGATATCAATGCCTTCTTTCATTGGTATAAGCTTTGAATTGGGGTCTGATCCGTTAATCAGGATGAGGCCGCCCTTTTTCATATGGCTGAGGATTTCTCCCTTGGCTCTGGCAACTCCTTCAACGGAGCCAAGCCCCTCCAGGTGGGCAGGAGCAATGCGGGTGATGATGGCCATATCCGGCTGGCAGATGGCAGAAAGCCTTTCCATTTCTCCGGGATGGTTCATGCCAAGCTCCAGAATGGCCCAGTCATCATGGGGTTCCAGCCGGAAGAGGGTCAGGGGCAGTCCGATTTCATTGTTGAAATTACCCTCCGTTACAAGACAGGAACCGGCCTTGCGGAAAATGCAGCCCAGCATTTCCTTGGTGCTGGTTTTTCCGTTGGAGCCTGTGACAGCCAGCACCTTTGAACCGAACAGGGAAAGGCGGTGGCGGGCCAGCTGGCCCAGGGCCTTAACAGTATCATCCACACCGAAAACAGAAAGACCCGCATTTCTTAAAAATGGGCTCGCTTCCTGCCAGCGGCTCTTTTCCATGAGAATGCCTGTGCAGCCTCCGCTCAGGGCTTTTTCAAGGAAATCATGACCATCGTGGTTTTCTCCCCTTAATGCAATAAAAAGAGCCTTCTGCAGATTCTTACGGGAATCAGTTGCAATGGCGGAAAATATTCTGTCCCCTTTGCCTGAAAGGAGGACAGCCCCGGTGGCATCCAGAATATCTTCACATGTCCAGGGTCGGGTTTCAGGCATGGAAGAGTACTCCTTTCCGGGCGACGGTTCTGTCATCAAAGGAGAGAACTTTATCTCCAACAATCTGATAGTTTTCATGGCCTTTGCCTGCAATGAGAATCGTATCACCGGGGCCTGCCATGGCAATGGCTTCCAGGATGGCTTTTTCCCGGTCCTTTTCCACAAGAAGCGGGGTACCTTCGGGAATACCCTGAATAATATCCTGTATAATGGCTTCAGGGTTTTCGCTGCGGGGATTGTCCGAGGTAATGACGCAGAAGTCGGCATTGTCTGCGGCAATGCCTGCCATGAGGGGACGCTTGGTTCTGTCCCTGTCACCGCCGCAGCCGAATACCACAATGAGGCGGCCAGGGGTAGATTTTTTAAGGGCTGTAAGTGCTTTTTTCAGGGCATCCGGCGTGTGGGCGTAATCCACAAAGATAAAGCGGCCCTTCGGGTCAGAAACCGGTTCAAGGCGGCCCGGTACACTTAAGGGGCTTTCAAGGGCTTTTTTAATGATTTCAGGCCGAACTTTTAAGGCAAGGGCTGCTGCTGTGGCTACGAGGATATTTTCCAGATTGAAGGCACCCACCAGGGGACAGTTTACGGGAATGGCTTCCTCCGGTGTTGAAATGGTGCAGCGGATGCCTGAAAGAGAAAAGCGGGGATTGCCGGGGCGTATCAGGGCATCGGGGTGCTGACCCGTGGAAAGAAGACGGTTGCCTCCGGTGCTGGCAATACACTGGTTGAGGAGTTTTTCTCCCCGTGGATCATCAACGTTGAGTATAAGACTGGCATCCTTTTTACCGTAACGGCCATCCAGAATACTTTCAAGGAAGGTTTTTTTACAGTTCCAGTAGTTTTCAATGTTTCCGTGGTAATCCAGATGATCCTGACTGAGGTTGGTGAACACGGCCACATCAAAGGGGCTATGGTCAATCCGGCCAAGGTCTATGGCGTGGGAGGAAACCTCCATAATGACGTGGGTCACTCCGGCGTCCCTCATGGCTGCCAGTCTGGCCTGCAGATCTCTGGATTCCGGTGTGGTGGTGGATACTGCTTCCCTGTGACCGGGATAGTGCCAGTCTATGGTACCCATCACTCCTGTGGCATGACCTGCATGGGTCAGTATCTGTTCAATAATATGGGTAGTGGTGCTTTTGCCATTGGTGCCTGTAATGCCGATGAGGGTGAGATTTTCTGCAGGAAAACCATAAAAGGCAGCAGAGAGGGCGGCAAGGGCTTTGCGGCTGTCGCTGACAATGGCTGTGGGAAGACCGGCTTCGGGAACCGGGCGTTCTGCAACCAGAAAAGCAGCTCCATTTTTGGCAGCCTGCCGGGCAAAGCTGTGACCGTCTGCTGTAAAACCCGGAACTGCGACAAAGAGATCTCCGGGCTGTATTTTGTCTGAACTATAGTGAATCCCCCGGATGTCCGGATTTTCCGGAGGCTTTTCTTTCAGGATGAAGGGGGTATTTTCGTTTTTCTCCCAGGGAGAGAAAAGATCAGAAACCTTCATGGGTGTCCCCCCTGTGCCATGGCTGTGGTGATGGGACCCATCGGTTCCGGTGGAATGTTCATGTAGGCAAGGCCTTCGGATACGATGGTCCGGAAAACAGGGCCAGCAGCGACTCCGCCATAGTAGCTGCGTCTTGGTTCGTCCAGCATGACCATAATTACGAGGGCCGGGTCGTCCAGTGGAGCAAACCCTAAAAAGGAAGCCATGAAACGGGTTCTGGAATAGCTGCCATCGGGTTCAATTTTTTGGGAAGTTCCTGTTTTGCCTGCCACACGGTATCCCTTTGGGGCTGCTGCTACACCGGTGCCGCCGGTCTGGGTCACGGTGGCCATCATCTCTTTTACTATGGCAGCGGTTTCAGGGGAAATGGCCCTGCGTATGGCTCTGGGGGGAATGACTTCGACTTCTCCTGTGACGGAATCCCGGATTTCCCGGACAAGCCTGGGCTGCATAAGGACTCCCTTGTTGGCTATGGCCCCCGCAGCAGCGGCCAGCTGAACAGCAGAAGCAGAAAAGCCCTGACCAAAGGCAATATTGCCTGTATCCACTGCTCTCCATCTTTGCCAGTCCCGGAGAAGTCCCCGGGTCTCTCCGGGAGCCTCAATTTCTGTTCTTTCTCCGAAGCCGAAGGTTTTCAGGGTGTCGTACAGGGCTTTTTCTCCCATTACTTCAGAAATTTTTACGGAGCCGATATTGCTGGAAAACTTCAGAATCTCGGTGACGGAAAGCCACTCATGGGGCCTTGTGTCACGTATGGTCACGCGGCCGATGCGATAGGAGCCGTTACCGCAGTAATAGATGGAGTCCGGACGTATATAGTTGTTTTCTATGGCACCGGCCACAAGAAAAACCTTGGTGGTTGAGCCGGGTTCAAAGGGTTCGCTCACCGCACGGTTTCTCCAGAAATTTCTGGGATAGCGTCCGAAATCATTGGGATTAAAGGATGGATAATGGGCCATGGCTCTGATATCCCCGGTTTTAGGACAGAGAACAACGGCTATGGCTGCGGCGGCATCGGATCGTCCTGCTGCTTCGTGGAGGGCGGATTCCGTTATGTGCTGGAGGGTTTTATCCAGGGTCAGTACAATATCCTTACCGGGTTCCACCTGTGGCAGGGAAGATTCTTCGCTGAACCACCGGCCTCTGCCGTCCCGGATAATGCTCATGTTCTGTGCACCGCCCTTGAGCAGATCATTGTACCTGTGTTCCAGTCCTTCCAGACCATCACCGTCGGTTCCGGTAAAACCGATGACCTGGGCTGCCATTTCACGGTTGGGATATGCACGGCTGTTTTCCGTAAAGACCTGAATGGCCATCCGCCTCTGGCTGGCATTCATGTTCAGGGTTTTTCCGAATTCAAGGATTTCCTCTGCGGTTTCCGGACGGATTC
This window harbors:
- the ftsW gene encoding putative lipid II flippase FtsW, whose product is MKEGFDRRGKFREDPWLWTPLLILMATGLVMVYSASASRAALTFGSEYHFLFRQAIYMVAGLAALFIFRIFPYRFLAGLAYPILALSFLFLAAVLFSDYGHRAGGAQRWLILGGLSFQPSEFAKYALIIYLAYSLNKKHEQIKNFTIGFLPHFVVFSFFAILLIQQPDFGSILILMALAWILMFLAGVPLLHLAWPVIPLGAFFAWIVYTAPYRMRRILSFTDPWAHAQDEGYQVSRALMAFGNGGPFGQGLGNGRMKMDYIPESHTDFIFAVIGEETGLWGVCMVLALFAVLFWRSMQVSMAAPDRFGLYLGTGIAVALAMQVLINTGVTLGMLPTKGLTLPFLSYGGTSLVVNLAAMGILMNIAASRSKA
- the murD gene encoding UDP-N-acetylmuramoyl-L-alanine--D-glutamate ligase, with amino-acid sequence MPSSSSFKHAIVVGLGISGMAAVRLLKSQGYRVTGMDERAGETGAPELFERFIPMICPDTLLEADLIILSPGFDPNRPELKKARLKKIPIIGEMALGLRQLKTPLVAITGTNGKSTVTELIGAMLTASGKKVFTGGNLGLPLCDFVLQGCPADIAILEVSSFQLDTLESFTPDVAVLLNISPDHLDRYPDMAAYTASKARIFKDMKKGIAVLNHGDSQVRAIGEKLPLTIHWYDRENAGIAIREKNLILENGKVLDLSNFPLPGRHNLENLAAAMLAAKAAGATEKGMENAIENFQGLEHRMTPAGSIHGIACYDDSKATNMDAVCRALSAFNREVVLIMGGRDKGGDYKTMEESVRSHARALILMGEASDTIEQALGHMVPCIRAKNMDDAVKKAVQNADAQTPILLSPACSSFDMFRNYKERGMQFREAVARLATEEVLP
- the mraY gene encoding phospho-N-acetylmuramoyl-pentapeptide-transferase, with translation MLYHLLYPLHTWLSALNVFRYISFRTIYATMTALLICILLGHWAIKKLKSMQVGQYIREEGPKSHQSKAGTPTMGGLLILFAITVSTLLWVDLKNLYLWIALLTTLGFGLIGFIDDWLMQVKKHNTGLSSTNKFLLQVLLALLSSVLIYLTPDFDTRVTFPFFKNFSPDLGIGYIFFATFIIVGASNAVNLTDGLDGLAIGPVTIAAVTFTIFAYIAGHWGLASYLQVPFVNGAGELAILCGAVAGAGLGFLWFNSHPAQVFMGDVGSLPLGAFLGVVAVITKQELLLVIVGGIFVMEAVSVILQVGYFKMTGGKRIFRMAPLHHHFELKGWKESKITVRFWIIAIILALVAVSTLKIR
- a CDS encoding UDP-N-acetylmuramoyl-tripeptide--D-alanyl-D-alanine ligase, which codes for MPETRPWTCEDILDATGAVLLSGKGDRIFSAIATDSRKNLQKALFIALRGENHDGHDFLEKALSGGCTGILMEKSRWQEASPFLRNAGLSVFGVDDTVKALGQLARHRLSLFGSKVLAVTGSNGKTSTKEMLGCIFRKAGSCLVTEGNFNNEIGLPLTLFRLEPHDDWAILELGMNHPGEMERLSAICQPDMAIITRIAPAHLEGLGSVEGVARAKGEILSHMKKGGLILINGSDPNSKLIPMKEGIDILRFGRQEHCDFYMKDLQCHAMGSSFTLHRKDKPPLAITLMVPGAMMAENALAAAAAALNAGIPEDLVQKGLASFKGFTGRFQPIATPAGFTIINDTYNANPDSMEAALSQAVRMADPGRCFAILGSMGELGDDAASLHRHVGILAAQKGIHALYTCGPHGKDFAEGARSAGMKKVFCNDKDQLATMLFPELKPSDRVLVKGSRSMTMESVVDQLLQAARTAQGN
- a CDS encoding UDP-N-acetylmuramoyl-L-alanyl-D-glutamate--2,6-diaminopimelate ligase, with protein sequence MKVSDLFSPWEKNENTPFILKEKPPENPDIRGIHYSSDKIQPGDLFVAVPGFTADGHSFARQAAKNGAAFLVAERPVPEAGLPTAIVSDSRKALAALSAAFYGFPAENLTLIGITGTNGKSTTTHIIEQILTHAGHATGVMGTIDWHYPGHREAVSTTTPESRDLQARLAAMRDAGVTHVIMEVSSHAIDLGRIDHSPFDVAVFTNLSQDHLDYHGNIENYWNCKKTFLESILDGRYGKKDASLILNVDDPRGEKLLNQCIASTGGNRLLSTGQHPDALIRPGNPRFSLSGIRCTISTPEEAIPVNCPLVGAFNLENILVATAAALALKVRPEIIKKALESPLSVPGRLEPVSDPKGRFIFVDYAHTPDALKKALTALKKSTPGRLIVVFGCGGDRDRTKRPLMAGIAADNADFCVITSDNPRSENPEAIIQDIIQGIPEGTPLLVEKDREKAILEAIAMAGPGDTILIAGKGHENYQIVGDKVLSFDDRTVARKGVLFHA
- a CDS encoding peptidoglycan D,D-transpeptidase FtsI family protein, whose product is MKKVHKPTFAKQRFQLVALIFSLLFLSVAGRAFQVQVLHKDTLVQKAERHFRTASVFHGKRGSILDSNGSPLAVSMEAASIAIRPDFFPDRNAAAEGIARILGKTTSEIIPLFAEDRFTWLARRIRPETAEEILEFGKTLNMNASQRRMAIQVFTENSRAYPNREMAAQVIGFTGTDGDGLEGLEHRYNDLLKGGAQNMSIIRDGRGRWFSEESSLPQVEPGKDIVLTLDKTLQHITESALHEAAGRSDAAAAIAVVLCPKTGDIRAMAHYPSFNPNDFGRYPRNFWRNRAVSEPFEPGSTTKVFLVAGAIENNYIRPDSIYYCGNGSYRIGRVTIRDTRPHEWLSVTEILKFSSNIGSVKISEVMGEKALYDTLKTFGFGERTEIEAPGETRGLLRDWQRWRAVDTGNIAFGQGFSASAVQLAAAAGAIANKGVLMQPRLVREIRDSVTGEVEVIPPRAIRRAISPETAAIVKEMMATVTQTGGTGVAAAPKGYRVAGKTGTSQKIEPDGSYSRTRFMASFLGFAPLDDPALVIMVMLDEPRRSYYGGVAAGPVFRTIVSEGLAYMNIPPEPMGPITTAMAQGGHP